One segment of Allorhodopirellula heiligendammensis DNA contains the following:
- a CDS encoding recombinase family protein: MTTHSNSNVEAAIYGRVSSDAQAQEQTIESQVADIRRKVSQDKALLQDKNCFLDDGVSGSTLHRPALERLRDAAYVGQFQRLYVHSPDRLARKYAYQVLIVDELQKLGIELVFLNRAIGASPEEDLLLQMQGMFAEYERAKIMERSRRGKRHAATRGSVNVLSAAPYGYRYITRREGDGQAAYEIIEEQATVVRQVFQWVGRDRLSIGEATRRLTKSDTVTATGKATWDRTTVWGMLKNTAYKGSAAFGKTRTGPRRPQLRAHRGNSKTPRRTGSTYDTDTSEQLSIPVPAIVSSELFDAVQTQLTENRQRGHESRRGAKYLLQGLLECSKCGYAFYGKPVSRTSAKGKVRSYAYYRCIGTDGYRFGGKRVCECKQVRTDKLDEAVWNDACELLRHPKLLRKEYERRLAAPSDSDSVASIKKQVASSKRSVERLIDAYTDGVLDRAEFDPRLKRARDRLAKHERQLQTLESESREQSTLRESLSCVDSFCESVGTNLESADWTLRREILRTLIDNVVVEPDQIRIVYRINFPLFAKKTSKNGKEKVLHFCWRSAHRTLGRPYGCS, encoded by the coding sequence ATGACGACTCATTCCAATTCAAACGTCGAAGCGGCCATCTACGGGCGAGTCTCATCAGACGCGCAGGCTCAAGAGCAAACCATCGAATCTCAAGTTGCCGACATACGTCGAAAAGTGAGTCAAGACAAAGCGTTGCTGCAAGACAAGAACTGCTTTCTCGATGACGGTGTGAGCGGATCAACGCTTCATCGGCCAGCGCTCGAACGACTGCGAGACGCAGCATACGTTGGTCAGTTTCAAAGGCTCTATGTTCATTCGCCCGATCGACTGGCACGCAAGTATGCCTATCAAGTTTTGATCGTTGATGAATTGCAAAAGCTGGGCATTGAACTCGTGTTTCTCAACCGCGCGATCGGTGCCAGTCCTGAAGAAGATTTGCTGTTGCAGATGCAAGGCATGTTCGCTGAATACGAACGCGCCAAGATCATGGAACGCAGTCGTCGTGGCAAGCGTCACGCGGCCACTCGCGGCAGCGTCAACGTATTGTCGGCAGCACCGTATGGATACCGATACATCACCCGTCGTGAAGGCGATGGGCAAGCCGCTTATGAAATTATTGAGGAACAAGCGACTGTTGTCCGGCAGGTGTTTCAGTGGGTCGGTCGCGATCGACTGTCGATTGGTGAAGCGACGCGGCGGCTAACGAAGTCGGACACCGTGACGGCGACAGGCAAAGCCACATGGGATCGAACCACAGTGTGGGGAATGCTTAAAAACACTGCATATAAAGGCTCTGCAGCGTTCGGGAAGACACGCACGGGACCGCGTCGGCCACAGCTTCGCGCGCACCGAGGTAACTCGAAAACGCCGCGACGCACCGGCTCGACTTATGACACCGACACGAGCGAGCAGTTATCGATTCCGGTTCCTGCGATCGTTTCATCGGAGCTGTTCGATGCCGTGCAAACCCAGTTGACCGAAAACCGACAGCGTGGTCATGAGTCACGTCGTGGCGCGAAGTATCTCCTGCAAGGCTTGCTGGAATGTAGCAAGTGTGGATATGCGTTTTATGGCAAACCAGTCAGTCGCACGAGTGCGAAAGGCAAGGTGCGTTCTTACGCCTACTATCGCTGCATCGGAACCGATGGATATCGCTTTGGCGGCAAGCGAGTCTGCGAGTGCAAACAGGTGCGCACCGACAAACTTGATGAGGCGGTGTGGAATGATGCGTGTGAGTTGTTGCGTCATCCTAAACTGCTTCGTAAAGAGTACGAGCGACGCCTGGCAGCGCCGAGCGATAGTGACTCCGTTGCATCGATCAAGAAGCAAGTCGCGTCGTCGAAACGCAGTGTGGAACGCTTGATCGATGCTTACACCGATGGTGTGCTTGATCGGGCTGAATTCGATCCTCGCTTAAAGCGTGCGCGTGACCGTCTAGCGAAGCACGAACGGCAATTGCAGACTCTTGAATCTGAGTCGCGAGAGCAGTCGACGTTGCGTGAGTCGTTGTCGTGCGTAGACAGCTTCTGCGAATCCGTGGGCACGAACCTGGAATCCGCTGACTGGACACTGCGTCGCGAGATTCTGCGAACACTGATTGACAACGTCGTTGTCGAGCCAGATCAAATTCGGATCGTGTACCGAATCAACTTCCCCCTTTTTGCGAAGAAAACTAGCAAAAACGGAAAAGAGAAAGTTTTGCACTTTTGTTGGAGGAGCGCTCACCGCACCTTGGGGCGTCCCTACGGTTGTAGCTGA
- a CDS encoding S1 RNA-binding domain-containing protein, translating to MREKETTKETCLRHVIMLQSRPKYLTSPPRRDSGLLEQLREPERRIQRNLKSTRNVAARLRSTFPDSGKQLTPHVGQIVDVTVTSVQTYGIFCADDDHTQVLVLIPELSWTASFCSCKQFANVGDSITVKILHIDDESGKIVASIRQIFANPWATDAFREGRRYTAKVIRHVQSADRCNNSSGYLLELVPGAFVMLCASDLALVPGDACGVEITRVLPDARAVTVTLTN from the coding sequence GTGAGAGAAAAAGAAACAACCAAGGAAACATGCCTGCGCCATGTGATCATGCTACAATCACGACCGAAATACTTAACCTCACCACCCCGCCGCGATAGCGGCTTACTTGAACAATTGCGTGAACCGGAGCGGCGAATCCAGCGGAATTTGAAATCAACACGTAACGTCGCCGCCCGGTTACGCTCGACGTTCCCCGACTCAGGAAAGCAATTGACGCCACATGTCGGTCAAATTGTGGACGTCACCGTGACGTCGGTCCAGACGTACGGAATCTTTTGCGCGGACGATGATCACACCCAAGTCTTGGTACTGATTCCAGAACTATCGTGGACGGCTTCGTTCTGCTCGTGCAAGCAGTTTGCTAACGTTGGCGATTCTATCACGGTGAAGATCCTTCACATCGACGACGAGTCCGGTAAGATTGTTGCCTCAATTCGTCAGATATTTGCTAACCCATGGGCGACCGACGCATTCCGAGAGGGCCGACGCTACACTGCGAAGGTCATCCGCCATGTTCAGTCTGCCGATAGATGCAACAACTCCTCGGGGTATCTACTTGAATTGGTGCCTGGTGCATTCGTGATGTTATGTGCGTCTGACCTTGCCCTCGTACCTGGCGATGCATGTGGTGTGGAAATCACGCGTGTCCTTCCAGACGCCCGCGCTGTTACCGTCACGCTAACAAACTGA
- a CDS encoding iron chaperone: protein MTKFTDHDAYIAAAPETFQPLLVQLRAQLAKVLPDAEELIMYDMPGFGFGKAIIVGYAAFSKQCGLYVSKDAITALADDIAAAGLTATKTGVTFSTKKPIPDKLVKKLALASRKALGL from the coding sequence ATGACAAAATTCACAGACCACGACGCCTATATCGCTGCGGCACCTGAGACGTTTCAACCTCTGTTGGTTCAACTTCGCGCACAACTCGCAAAAGTTCTACCTGACGCAGAGGAGTTAATCATGTACGATATGCCCGGGTTCGGGTTCGGAAAGGCGATCATTGTGGGCTACGCGGCATTCAGCAAGCAATGTGGGCTCTACGTAAGCAAAGACGCCATAACCGCCCTGGCCGACGATATTGCTGCCGCAGGACTCACTGCAACCAAGACAGGTGTTACGTTTTCAACAAAAAAGCCTATTCCCGACAAACTGGTCAAAAAGCTGGCTCTTGCATCGCGAAAAGCGCTTGGGCTTTAA
- a CDS encoding serine hydrolase domain-containing protein codes for MIVSTSIVTLAGLMLFACGFGYYVYSLLQVDSIDVKPDATELDRISSIDRWLDEQHDDHNFNGVVLIVRDGDVLLSKTCGFVDHTATTELDSHTALRLASVSKQFTAAGILRLAEMELLQLDDPVAKHLPGFAIEKVTIRHLLNQTSGIPGQYMSLAEKHRETFGDTLTISNVVDLVSMHTKPERSPNAAMEYSNTNYVLLAGVIEAASGVSYEEFMSEELFHPLGMHDSRVWNLMSDSRSANQAGDFDQLDDERTPVDTTWLDGVAGDGAVFCSLNDFVIWNEFWYGSPLLSDALLQQAFDRPRLSDGSRSEYGFGWMIERNRHWHNGAWLGANTYIVRYSDSRCCLVVLDNSSNLRLDAIASELEAVLQPIFLRN; via the coding sequence ATGATTGTGTCGACATCGATAGTCACGCTTGCCGGACTGATGCTGTTCGCTTGTGGATTCGGCTACTATGTCTACTCACTGCTGCAAGTTGATTCAATTGACGTCAAGCCGGACGCAACGGAACTGGATCGAATCTCATCTATCGATCGTTGGCTCGATGAGCAGCATGACGACCACAATTTCAATGGAGTCGTGCTCATTGTTCGAGACGGTGACGTTCTGCTGTCCAAGACGTGCGGATTTGTTGACCACACTGCAACCACTGAACTTGATAGTCACACGGCTCTTCGCCTCGCATCAGTTTCCAAACAATTCACTGCAGCTGGAATATTGCGACTGGCCGAGATGGAGCTACTGCAACTGGATGATCCGGTCGCCAAACACCTGCCAGGTTTTGCGATTGAGAAGGTGACGATTCGCCACCTTCTCAACCAAACATCTGGGATTCCAGGTCAGTACATGAGTCTTGCGGAGAAACACCGCGAAACCTTCGGTGACACACTGACGATTTCAAATGTCGTGGATCTGGTGTCAATGCACACGAAACCAGAGCGTTCGCCCAATGCCGCCATGGAGTACAGCAACACGAACTATGTGTTGCTCGCCGGGGTAATCGAGGCTGCATCAGGAGTTAGCTACGAGGAGTTTATGTCTGAAGAGCTGTTTCACCCGCTGGGCATGCATGATTCGCGGGTTTGGAACCTAATGTCAGACAGTCGCTCAGCAAACCAAGCAGGTGACTTCGATCAACTTGACGATGAACGTACGCCAGTCGACACTACTTGGCTCGACGGCGTCGCCGGAGATGGTGCGGTTTTCTGTAGCCTAAATGACTTCGTGATCTGGAATGAGTTTTGGTACGGCAGCCCACTTTTGTCCGATGCGCTACTTCAACAAGCATTTGATCGGCCTAGGCTGAGCGACGGGAGTAGATCCGAGTACGGTTTCGGATGGATGATCGAGCGAAACCGTCATTGGCATAACGGAGCATGGCTGGGCGCAAACACCTATATTGTTAGATACTCAGATAGCCGCTGCTGCTTGGTGGTTCTCGACAATTCATCGAACCTCCGGCTGGATGCTATTGCAAGTGAACTTGAGGCTGTTCTTCAACCGATATTTTTGAGAAATTAG
- a CDS encoding tyrosine-type recombinase/integrase encodes MFYWTIYSMGLRLDETRNLQVGDVDGKRMMVHIHRGKGAKDRYVPLPAETLLGYFHSAPGDWLGAARPSTRRLPKSVRCQQPEHP; translated from the coding sequence TTGTTCTACTGGACCATCTACTCGATGGGCCTCCGACTCGACGAGACCAGGAACCTGCAGGTCGGTGATGTTGATGGCAAACGCATGATGGTTCACATTCACCGTGGCAAGGGAGCCAAAGATCGGTACGTACCGCTGCCAGCGGAAACACTTCTTGGTTACTTTCACAGTGCCCCGGGAGATTGGCTCGGTGCTGCGCGTCCATCAACGCGAAGGCTACCGAAGTCTGTTCGATGCCAGCAGCCAGAGCATCCGTGA
- a CDS encoding DUF6932 family protein gives MIPDFRDDGYLPEGLHLATEAEVTFRFGSDTPRRKRLAPRLRRWVDLARAVSARRLFVDGSFVTSNPEPNDVDAVIWLPDDFVSRVSNGSFEAMELETVLLTRRPEEIFAAEDRRDWEDWLEFFSRTREPDGRRKGVVEIEI, from the coding sequence ATGATTCCCGACTTCCGCGACGATGGATATTTGCCCGAAGGGCTTCACCTCGCAACGGAAGCCGAGGTGACGTTCCGATTCGGCTCTGACACACCGCGACGCAAACGCCTTGCTCCTCGGTTGCGACGGTGGGTTGACCTTGCTCGTGCTGTTTCCGCTCGTCGCCTGTTCGTTGACGGCAGTTTCGTGACTTCGAATCCTGAGCCCAATGATGTGGATGCGGTCATTTGGCTACCCGATGATTTCGTCTCGCGAGTGTCCAATGGTAGTTTCGAGGCGATGGAACTGGAAACGGTGCTCCTGACGCGGCGTCCCGAAGAAATCTTCGCCGCAGAAGATCGACGCGACTGGGAGGATTGGTTAGAATTCTTTAGTCGAACCCGCGAGCCTGATGGCCGACGCAAAGGCGTCGTGGAGATTGAGATTTGA
- a CDS encoding reverse transcriptase domain-containing protein, producing MRHLQSICKHLLENSLRRLPAIAIRRRQRRPWDQSIQETAIVCNIVGGAISPLLANVFLHYVFDLWIKWWRKRRACGEVVVIRYADDFVIGFERKDDAQRCLDDLRTRFAKFGLKLHDKKTRLIEFGRHAARRRQARGKSRPETFDFLGFTHRCDVTQAGWFALRRETIAKRMRASLAKIKEELRKRRHHSIGEVGRWLRQVIQGWLQYYAVPGNHERLEQFSDEIKKMWVHQLRRRSQRHRWTWDRFTAMFERYLPELTILHPYPSVRFHARLAAGAV from the coding sequence ATGAGACATTTGCAATCAATCTGTAAACACTTGCTTGAAAACAGCTTACGGCGACTTCCAGCCATCGCCATACGCCGTCGACAACGCCGTCCTTGGGATCAATCTATCCAAGAAACCGCCATTGTTTGCAATATCGTTGGAGGAGCGATTTCACCACTACTGGCGAACGTGTTCCTGCACTATGTGTTTGATCTATGGATAAAATGGTGGCGAAAGCGGCGTGCTTGCGGCGAAGTTGTCGTGATCCGCTACGCCGATGATTTCGTGATTGGCTTTGAACGTAAGGATGACGCGCAGCGTTGTTTGGATGACCTCCGAACTCGTTTCGCCAAGTTCGGTTTGAAACTGCACGACAAGAAAACCCGGCTGATCGAGTTTGGCCGCCATGCGGCCCGACGTCGCCAGGCTCGCGGTAAAAGTCGACCGGAAACGTTTGACTTTCTTGGCTTCACGCATCGCTGCGATGTGACCCAGGCAGGCTGGTTCGCACTTCGCAGAGAAACGATCGCGAAGCGGATGCGGGCATCCCTGGCGAAGATCAAAGAGGAGTTACGGAAGCGTCGTCATCACTCGATTGGTGAAGTTGGAAGATGGCTGAGGCAAGTGATCCAGGGCTGGTTGCAGTATTATGCCGTTCCTGGAAACCACGAGAGACTGGAACAGTTTAGCGACGAGATCAAGAAAATGTGGGTGCATCAGCTTCGACGACGAAGCCAACGCCACCGCTGGACTTGGGATCGTTTTACTGCGATGTTTGAACGGTACTTACCTGAGCTGACGATACTGCACCCCTATCCCAGCGTAAGATTTCACGCCCGACTTGCGGCAGGAGCCGTATGA